The Megachile rotundata isolate GNS110a chromosome 8, iyMegRotu1, whole genome shotgun sequence genome has a segment encoding these proteins:
- the LOC100878753 gene encoding uncharacterized protein LOC100878753 yields MNAGSRHLPYDVWRGIDFIDSPEFEIIFVSQILASIVASCAVGGLDGTCVAIILHLSGQFRLITTWLSNIGIEMQYNRIDLHNCPPSVSADLIKCIRHHQRLIKVLQDVNSLLTPIIFMQVFTSSIVFCLGGYAILSNNTTDDLFKFVSYILSMTIQLLLWCWPGEILIQESLHIGYAVYVNVPWYKLPPFYRRQLCLIVLRSQKTCSLSAFIFHSLSIYTLTNVLNTAFSYFALLRQIQDKNIFANLKMYKITQRFTNLVLLPSGVGCILTSLAQCLFKTIYLVARKERSHRLYKELRSLWDSTDDPKEMQCYQDLAHVARTCTITFYSCGALTSIVFIISAALECMNVDVSNGTDSIRPLPFEVWYGIDVSESPRFEVVFVCQALASTICAVAICSLDTACVTAILHVCGQFKLISVWISHIGFETDCNLTNYLVDSRRNLRTDLVKCIRHQQRLINVVKDVNTLMTPIIFIQILTSGIEICLSGFAVFSYDAGGDLFKFISYLASMMVQLLLWCWPGEILAQESQKIGHSVYLNIPWYQLPLIYRKKILLMILRSQKYCSISALTFQSLSIYTLTSNVLQLRMCLTQLPPILLCYDKYRISQRDDDSTWYMVEVFYLNR; encoded by the exons ATGAATGCTGGCAGTCGACATTTGCCATATGATGTCTG GCGTGGAATAGACTTCATAGATTCACCTGAATTTGAGATTATCTTCGTTTCCCAAATTCTGGCGTCCATCGTTGCTTCCTGCGCAGTTGGCGGTCTGGATGGCACGTGCGTGGCCATCATTCTGCACTTATCAGGACAATTTAGATTAATCACGACGTGGCTCAGTAACATCGGTATCGAAATGCAGTACAATCGAATCGATCTGCATAACTGTCCTCCGAGTGTATCTGCAGATTTGATCAAATGCATCCGTCACCATCAGCGATTGATAAA AGTGCTGCAGGATGTTAATTCCTTATTGACTCCCATCATCTTCATGCAAGTTTTCACGAGTAGCATTGTGTTCTGTCTGGGTGGATACGCGATCCTCAGCAATAATACAACTGATGAcctattcaaatttgtatcttATATATTATCGATGACGATACAGCTTCTACTGTGGTGCTGGCCTGGTGAGATTCTGATTCAGGAAAGTCTGCACATAGGATACGCGGTTTATGTGAATGTACCGTGGTACAAGTTGCCGCCATTTTATCGGAGACAGTTATGCCTCATTGTTCTAAGGTCGCAGAAGACTTGCAGTCTATCGGCGTTCATCTTTCATTCGCTGTCAATCTATACTTTGACGAAT GTACTTAATACAGCTTTCTCTTATTTTGCTCTGTTGCGGCAAATACaggataaaaatat ATTTGCTAATTTGAAGATGTATAAAATTACTCAaagatttacgaatttgg TACTTCTTCCATCAGGAGTAGGATGCATTCTAACATCCCTAGCGCAATGTCTCTTCAAAACAATTTACCTAGTAGCAAGAAAAGAAAGATCACACCGACTATACAAAGAACTTCGAAGTCTCTGGGACTCGACCGACGATCCGAAAGAAATGCAATGCTACCAAGACCTCGCTCACGTGGCGCGAACCTGTACCATAACCTTCTACTCGTGTGGTGCTCTGACTTCCATCGTGTTCATAATTTCGGCAGCGCTGGAGTGCATGAATGTCGACGTCAGTAATGGTACCGATAGCATTCGACCTTTACCCTTTGAAGTCTG GTACGGAATAGATGTCTCAGAGTCACCCAGGTTCGAAGTGGTGTTCGTCTGTCAAGCACTGGCGTCCACAATTTGCGCCGTAGCAATCTGCAGCTTAGACACCGCGTGCGTGACTGCGATATTACACGTGTGCGGTCAATTTAAACTAATTAGCGTGTGGATCAGTCACATCGGATTCGAAACGGATTGCAATCTGACTAATTACTTGGTTGACTCTCGGAGGAACCTGAGGACGGACCTGGTCAAATGCATTCGTCATCAGCAACGATTGATAAA TGTAGTGAAGGACGTTAACACTTTAATGACTCCCATAATTTTCATACAAATCCTAACATCTGGCATAGAGATTTGTCTGAGCGGCTTCGCGGTGTTCAGCTACGACGCAGGTGGCGATCTGTTTAAATTTATCTCTTACTTAGCTTCGATGATGGTGCAGCTTTTATTATGGTGCTGGCCCGGTGAAATTCTGGCTCAGGAAAGTCAGAAGATAGGTCATTCTGTTTATCTGAATATTCCGTGGTACCAGTTACCTCTGATTTATCGGAAGAAGATACTTCTGATGATTCTCAGGTCGCAAAAGTATTGCAGTATTTCGGCACTGACCTTCCAGTCGCTGTCTATTTACACCTTAACGAGC AATGTTTTACAACTCAGGAT GTGTTTAACACAGCTTCCTCCTATTTTGCTCTGTTACGACAAATACAGGATCAGTCAACGTGACGATGATTCTACGTGGTATATGGTTGAGGTCTTCTATTTGAATAGATGA
- the LOC100878645 gene encoding odorant receptor 22c-like: MGKVAKDSIDYYVLPNKIMCSAIGIWPPDEEQSFGGRLFVGFRVVFSIAAVCTIFVPEIMMIAVNWGDLRILTGVGCVLTTVAQLIFKMIYLIARKERSYKLYKELRSLWDSSHNPKERQCYQGLAYIARNCTIIYHTSGLLTVAVFTVSAVFDYVKFGQDNNAANRHLPYDVWYGTDVTDSPGFEIAFACQVLAASICTIGVTGLDTTCATSILHICGQFRLMCMWISNIGIKINCDSPRSVTTDLIRCIRHQQRLISAVKDVNNLLTPIIFVQVLTSGIVICLCGFAVLRGTGDDLFKFIVYLTAVMIQLMFWCWPGEILIQESLEVGYAVYLNIPWYNMEPACRRQLLLVILRSQNVCSISALTFRTVCIHSLTTVFNAAASYFTLLRQMEEKAISK, from the exons ATGGGAAAAGTAGCGAAGGACTCTATCGATTATTATGTACTGCCGAACAAGATCATGTGCAGTGCGATTGGTATCTGGCCGCCAGATGAGGAACAGTCGTTTGGCGGGAGATTGTTTGTTGGCTTTCGCGTAGTGTTCTCTATAGCGGCGGTTTGCACCATTTTTGTGCCTGAGATTATGATGATTGCGGTGAACTGGGGAGATCTGAGGATTCTTACag GAGTAGGATGCGTCCTAACGACAGTAGCCCAACTCATATTCAAAATGATCTACCTAATAGCAAGAAAGGAAAGATCCTACAAACTCTACAAAGAGTTAAGAAGTCTCTGGGACTCCTCGCACAATCCCAAAGAAAGACAATGCTACCAAGGCCTAGCGTACATCGCACGGAATTGTACCATAATCTACCACACGTCCGGTTTGTTGACCGTCGCCGTCTTCACAGTTTCAGCAGTTTTTGACTACGTTAAATTCGGACAAGATAACAATGCAGCCAACAGACATTTACCATACGACGTCTG GTACGGGACAGATGTAACGGATTCACCCGGTTTTGAAATTGCCTTTGCCTGTCAAGTTCTGGCAGCTTCTATTTGCACCATAGGAGTTACTGGCCTCGACACCACGTGTGCAACCTCAATTTTACACATATGCGGTCAATTTCGGCTGATGTGTATGTGGATCAGTAATATCGGAATCAAAATAAATTGTGATTCTCCACGGAGTGTAACGACTGACCTAATCAGATGCATTCGTCACCAACAAAGATTGATTAG TGCGGTGAAGGATGTTAATAATTTGTTGACTCCCATTATTTTCGTTCAAGTTCTCACGAGCGGCATAGTGATTTGCTTATGTGGATTCGCAGTGCTCAGAGGCACTGGTGatgatttgtttaaatttattgtttatttgacGGCGGTGATGATACAGTTGATGTTCTGGTGTTGGCCTGGAGAAATTCTGATACAGGAAAGCTTGGAAGTAGGGTACGCGGTTTATTTGAACATACCGTGGTACAATATGGAGCCTGCTTGTCGGAGACAGTTGTTGCTCGTGATACTCAGGTCGCAAAATGTTTGCAGTATTTCGGCTTTGACTTTTAGAACTGTATGTATTCATTCTCTGACAACG GTATTCAATGCAGCCGCTTCGTATTTTACTTTATTACGACAAATGGAAGAAAAGGCAATATCTAAATAA
- the LOC143265011 gene encoding odorant receptor 22c-like, with the protein MGKVAKDSIDYYVLPNKILCSTIGIWPPDEERSFGGSLFVGFRVVFSIAAVSSIFVPEIMMIAVNWGDLRILTGVGCVLTTVAQLIFKMIYLTARKEKSYKLYKELRSLWDSSHDPKERRCYQDLAYIARNCTIIFYTTGMLTVAIFIVSAVSDYIKLGQDNNTANRHLPFEVWYGTDVTDSPAFEIAFACQVVASAICCVGITGLDTTCAISIIHICGQFRLMCMWISNIGIKNCNSPGSVTADLVKCIRHHQRLISAVKDVNNLLSPIIFVQVLTSAIVVCLCGFAVFRGAGDDVFKFIAYAMSMMIQLILWCWPGEILIQASLEVGYAVYLNVPWYKMAPACRRMLLLVILRSQNVCSLSALTFKSVSIRTLTTIFNTAASYFTLLRQMEESAMSS; encoded by the exons ATGGGAAAAGTAGCGAAGGACTCTATCGATTATTATGTACTGCCGAACAAGATCTTGTGCAGTACGATTGGTATCTGGCCGCCAGATGAGGAACGATCGTTTGGCGGGAGTTTATTCGTTGGTTTCCGCGTGGTGTTCTCTATAGCGGCGGTTAGCTCCATTTTTGTGCCTGAGATTATGATGATTGCTGTGAACTGGGGAGATCTGAGGATTCTTACAG GAGTAGGATGCGTCCTAACGACAGTAGCGCAACTCATATTCAAAATGATATACCTAACAGCAAGAAAAGAAAAATCGTACAAACTCTACAAAGAGTTGAGAAGTCTCTGGGACTCGTCCCACGACCCCAAAGAGAGGCGATGCTACCAAGACCTAGCGTACATAGCACGAAATTGTACCATAATCTTCTACACGACCGGTATGTTGACCGTCGCCATCTTCATAGTTTCAGCAGTTTCTGACTACATCAAACTTGGACAAGATAACAATACAGCTAACAGACATTTACCATTCGAAGTCtg GTACGGAACAGATGTGACGGATTCACCCGCTTTTGAAATTGCCTTTGCGTGTCAAGTTGTGGCATCTGCAATTTGCTGCGTAGGAATTACTGGTCTCGACACCACGTGTGCAATCTCGATTATACACATATGCGGTCAATTTCGGCTGATGTGTATGTGGATCAGTAATAtcggaattaaaaattgtaattctcCAGGGAGTGTAACGGCTGACCTAGTCAAATGCATTCGTCATCACCAAAGATTAATTAG TGCGGTGAAGGATGTTAATAATTTGTTGAGTCCCATTATCTTCGTTCAAGTCCTCACGAGCGCCATCGTGGTTTGCTTATGTGGATTCGCAGTGTTCAGAGGCGCTGGTGATGATGTGTTTAAGTTTATTGCTTACGCGATGTCGATGATGATACAGTTGATTTTGTGGTGTTGGCCTGGAGAAATTCTGATACAAGCGAGTTTGGAAGTAGGATACGCGGTTTATTTGAACGTACCGTGGTACAAAATGGCGCCTGCTTGTCGGAGAATGTTGTTGCTCGTGATACTCAGGTCGCAAAATGTTTGCAGTCTTTCGGCTTTGACTTTTAAATCGGTGTCTATTCGTACTCTAACAACG ATATTCAATACGGccgcttcgtatttcactttattACGACAAATGGAAGAAAGCGCAATGTCTTCATAA
- the LOC143265012 gene encoding odorant receptor 13a-like has protein sequence MCMWISNIGIKINCDSPRSVTTDLIRCIRHQQRLISAVKDVNNLLTPIIFVQVLTSGIVICLCGFAVFRGAADDLFKFIAYSASMMIQLMLWCWPGEILIQESLEVGYAIYLNVPWYKMTPACRRQLLLVILRSQNVCSISALTFKAVSIHTLTRVFNTAASYFTLLRQMEEKAMSK, from the exons ATGTGCATGTGGATCAGTAATATCGGAATCAAAATAAATTGTGATTCTCCACGGAGTGTAACGACTGACCTAATCAGATGCATTCGTCACCAACAAAGATTGATTAG TGCGGTGAAGGATGTTAATAATTTGTTGACTCCCATTATTTTCGTTCAAGTCCTCACGAGCGGCATAGTGATTTGCTTATGTGGATTCGCAGTATTCAGAGGCGCTGCTGATGATTTGTTTAAGTTTATTGCTTACTCGGCGTCGATGATGATACAGTTGATGTTGTGGTGTTGGCCTGGAGAAATTCTGATACAGGAAAGCTTGGAAGTAGGATACGCGATTTATTTGAACGTACCGTGGTACAAAATGACGCCTGCTTGTCGGAGACAGTTGCTGCTCGTGATACTCAGGTCGCAAAATGTTTGCAGTATTTCGGCTTTGACTTTTAAAGCGGTGTCTATTCATACTCTAACAAGG GTATTCAATACGGCCGCTTCGTATTTTACTTTGTTAAGACAAATGGAAGAAAAGGCAATGTCTAAATAA